The Natator depressus isolate rNatDep1 chromosome 8, rNatDep2.hap1, whole genome shotgun sequence genome window below encodes:
- the CDKN2AIPNL gene encoding CDKN2AIP N-terminal-like protein encodes MVGEVEEAEVPERFRSYSENERHWQARREFILRNLPPDWAGEAPWPAGRIDHLLSLSMVWANHLFLGCSYSKDLLDKVTEMAEGIEVEGAPQFTTRDEIMKKHQH; translated from the exons ATGGTGGGGGAGGTGGAAGAGGCCGAGGTTCCCGAGCGATTCCGCTCCTACTCGGAGAACGAGAGGCACTGGCAGGCCCGCCGCGAGTTCATCCTGCGGAACCTGCCCCCGGACTGGGCGGGGGAAGCGCCCTGGCCCGCCGGCCGCATCGACCACCTGCTCTCGCTCTCCATGGTGTGGGCCAACCACCTCTTCCTGGGCTGCAG TTACAGCAAAGACCTTTTAGACAAGGTAACAGAAATGGCTGAGGGGATTGAAGTTGAAGGTGCACCACAGTTTACTACGCGAGATGAAATAATGAAAAAG cATCAGCATTAG
- the UBE2B gene encoding ubiquitin-conjugating enzyme E2 B, whose protein sequence is MSTPARRRLMRDFKRLQEDPPVGVSGAPSENNIMQWNAVIFGPEGTPFEDGTFKLIIEFSEEYPNKPPAVRFLSKMFHPNVYADGSICLDILQNRWSPTYDVSSILTSIQSLLDEPNPNSPANSQAAQLYQENKREYEKRVSAIVEQSWNDS, encoded by the exons ATGTCCACTCCGGCCAGGCGGAGGCTCATGAGGGACTTCAAGAG ATTGCAAGAAGACCCTCCTGTGGGTGTCAGTGGTGCACCATCTGAGAATAACATTATGCAATGGAATGCAGTTATATTTGG gCCAGAAGGTACCCCTTTTGAGGATG GTACTTTTAAACTAATAATAGAATTTTCAGAAGAATATCCAAATAAGCCTCCAGCTGTTAGGTTTTTATCAAAAATGTTTCATCCAAATG TTTATGCGGATGGTAGCATATGTTTAGACATCCTTCAGAATCGCTGGAGTCCAACATATGATGTTTCATCTATTTTAACTTCAATTCAG TCTCTGCTTGATGAACCTAATCCAAACAGTCCTGCAAACAGTCAGGCAGCACAACTTTATCAGGAAAACAAACGTGAATATGAAAAAAGAGTTTCAGCTATTGTTGAGCAAAGCTGGAACGATTCATAA